A region of Nerophis lumbriciformis linkage group LG26, RoL_Nlum_v2.1, whole genome shotgun sequence DNA encodes the following proteins:
- the eapp gene encoding E2F-associated phosphoprotein isoform X1 — protein sequence MLVLQAGEEEEAAIDEEERTALGGSSQTSANVVISVVFINKMDKVGDVDSYEIEEPSDEERAASSSEDELDVLLSGTPEQKKKLIREYLTGESESSSGDEFQKEMEAELSSTIKTMEDTWGPTCTTAGSVVANPPMYDKIYFDSDSDQEDDQPSSSSGRRRAQRVILTNDELLYDPDEDERDQAWVDARRRRYNRKRPSTAANGRRSQAASLPSSDAVLNCPACMTTLCLDCQRHDKYRTQYRAMFVMNCTVRKDQVLRYQGPTGRKPRGRKRRKAEDETPERVPERVPVQVPERVPVQVPEQAPQRVPAGMDADEVYRPVCCSECSTEVAVMDKDEVYHFFNILSSHC from the exons ATGTTGGTCCTCCAAGCaggcgaagaagaagaagctgCAATAGACGAAGAAGAAAGAACGGCGCTTGGCGGTTCATCACAAACCAGCGCCAATGTTGTCATAAGTGTCGTCTTTATCAACAAAATGGACAAAGTCGGAGATGTTGACTCGTACGAGATCGAGGAGCCGagcgacgaggagagagcagcgaGCAG TTCGGAGGACGAGCTGGACGTGCTGCTCAGCGGCACaccggagcagaagaagaagctgATCAGGGAGTATCTGACCGGGGAGAGTGAGTCCTCCAGCGGGGATGAGTTCCAGAAGGAGATGGAAGCTGAGCTCAGCTCCACCATTAAGACCATGGAGGACACCTGGGGACCCACCTGCACtacag CAGGAAGCGTGGTAGCCAACCCTCCCATGTATGACAAAATCTACTTTGACTCCGACTCCGATCAAGAAGACGACCAGCCCA GTAGCTCCAGCGGGCGGCGGCGGGCACAGCGGGTCATCCTGACCAACGACGAGCTGCTGTACGACCCCGACGAGGACGAGCGGGACCAGGCCTGGGTGGACGCCAGACGCAGACG CTACAACAGGAAGCGACCGTCCACGGCGGCCAACGGGCGGCGCTCCCAGGCCGCCAGTCTACCCAGCAGCGATGCCGTCCTCAACTGTCCCGCCTGCATGACCACGCTGTGTCTGGACTGTCAGAG GCACGACAAGTACCGCACGCAGTACCGCGCCATGTTCGTCATGAACTGCACGGTGAGGAAGGACCAGGTGCTGCGCTACCAAGGCCCCACGGGCAGGAAGCCCCGCGGCAGGAAGCGGCGGAAGGCAGAAGACGAGACGCCGGAGCGGGTGCCGGAGCGGGTGCCGGTGCAGGTGCCGGAGCGGGTGCCGGTGCAGGTGCCGGAGCAGGCGCCGCAGCGGGTGCCGGCAGGGATGGACGCCGACGAGGTCTACCGTCCCGTGTGCTGCTCCGAGTGTTCCACGGAGGTGGCCGTGATGGACAAGGACGAGGTCTACCACTTCTTCAACATCCTGTCCAGCCACTGCTGA
- the eapp gene encoding E2F-associated phosphoprotein isoform X2, which produces MLVLQAGEEEEAAIDEEERTALGGSSQTSANVVISVVFINKMDKVGDVDSYEIEEPSDEERAASSSEDELDVLLSGTPEQKKKLIREYLTGESESSSGDEFQKEMEAELSSTIKTMEDTWGPTCTTGSVVANPPMYDKIYFDSDSDQEDDQPSSSSGRRRAQRVILTNDELLYDPDEDERDQAWVDARRRRYNRKRPSTAANGRRSQAASLPSSDAVLNCPACMTTLCLDCQRHDKYRTQYRAMFVMNCTVRKDQVLRYQGPTGRKPRGRKRRKAEDETPERVPERVPVQVPERVPVQVPEQAPQRVPAGMDADEVYRPVCCSECSTEVAVMDKDEVYHFFNILSSHC; this is translated from the exons ATGTTGGTCCTCCAAGCaggcgaagaagaagaagctgCAATAGACGAAGAAGAAAGAACGGCGCTTGGCGGTTCATCACAAACCAGCGCCAATGTTGTCATAAGTGTCGTCTTTATCAACAAAATGGACAAAGTCGGAGATGTTGACTCGTACGAGATCGAGGAGCCGagcgacgaggagagagcagcgaGCAG TTCGGAGGACGAGCTGGACGTGCTGCTCAGCGGCACaccggagcagaagaagaagctgATCAGGGAGTATCTGACCGGGGAGAGTGAGTCCTCCAGCGGGGATGAGTTCCAGAAGGAGATGGAAGCTGAGCTCAGCTCCACCATTAAGACCATGGAGGACACCTGGGGACCCACCTGCACtacag GAAGCGTGGTAGCCAACCCTCCCATGTATGACAAAATCTACTTTGACTCCGACTCCGATCAAGAAGACGACCAGCCCA GTAGCTCCAGCGGGCGGCGGCGGGCACAGCGGGTCATCCTGACCAACGACGAGCTGCTGTACGACCCCGACGAGGACGAGCGGGACCAGGCCTGGGTGGACGCCAGACGCAGACG CTACAACAGGAAGCGACCGTCCACGGCGGCCAACGGGCGGCGCTCCCAGGCCGCCAGTCTACCCAGCAGCGATGCCGTCCTCAACTGTCCCGCCTGCATGACCACGCTGTGTCTGGACTGTCAGAG GCACGACAAGTACCGCACGCAGTACCGCGCCATGTTCGTCATGAACTGCACGGTGAGGAAGGACCAGGTGCTGCGCTACCAAGGCCCCACGGGCAGGAAGCCCCGCGGCAGGAAGCGGCGGAAGGCAGAAGACGAGACGCCGGAGCGGGTGCCGGAGCGGGTGCCGGTGCAGGTGCCGGAGCGGGTGCCGGTGCAGGTGCCGGAGCAGGCGCCGCAGCGGGTGCCGGCAGGGATGGACGCCGACGAGGTCTACCGTCCCGTGTGCTGCTCCGAGTGTTCCACGGAGGTGGCCGTGATGGACAAGGACGAGGTCTACCACTTCTTCAACATCCTGTCCAGCCACTGCTGA
- the sptssa gene encoding serine palmitoyltransferase small subunit A: MALGDCWKNLSWFYRQYLLVTALYMLEPWERTVFNSLLVSVAGMAVYTGYVFMPQHIMAIMRYFEMVQSGGADL; encoded by the exons ATGGCTCTTGGAGACTGTTGGAAGAACTTGTCGTGGTTCTATCGCCAGTATCTCCTGGTGACGGCTCTCTACATGCTGGAACCTTGGGAGAGGACCGTCTTCA ACTCCCTGCTGGTCAGCGTGGCGGGCATGGCGGTGTACACGGGCTACGTGTTCATGCCGCAGCACATCATGGCCATCATGCGCTACTTTGAGATGGTCCAGTCGGGCGGCGCTGACCTCTGA
- the eapp gene encoding E2F-associated phosphoprotein isoform X3: MLVLQAGEEEEAAIDEEERTALGGSSQTSANVVISVVFINKMDKVGDVDSYEIEEPSDEERAASSSEDELDVLLSGTPEQKKKLIREYLTGESESSSGDEFQKEMEAELSSTIKTMEDTWGPTCTTAGSVVANPPMYDKIYFDSDSDQEDDQPSSSSGRRRAQRVILTNDELLYDPDEDERDQAWVDARRRRYNRKRPSTAANGRRSQAASLPSSDAVLNCPACMTTLCLDCQRHDKYRTQYRAMFVMNCTVRKDQVLRYQGPTGRKPRGRKRRKAEDETPERVPERVPEQAPQRVPAGMDADEVYRPVCCSECSTEVAVMDKDEVYHFFNILSSHC, from the exons ATGTTGGTCCTCCAAGCaggcgaagaagaagaagctgCAATAGACGAAGAAGAAAGAACGGCGCTTGGCGGTTCATCACAAACCAGCGCCAATGTTGTCATAAGTGTCGTCTTTATCAACAAAATGGACAAAGTCGGAGATGTTGACTCGTACGAGATCGAGGAGCCGagcgacgaggagagagcagcgaGCAG TTCGGAGGACGAGCTGGACGTGCTGCTCAGCGGCACaccggagcagaagaagaagctgATCAGGGAGTATCTGACCGGGGAGAGTGAGTCCTCCAGCGGGGATGAGTTCCAGAAGGAGATGGAAGCTGAGCTCAGCTCCACCATTAAGACCATGGAGGACACCTGGGGACCCACCTGCACtacag CAGGAAGCGTGGTAGCCAACCCTCCCATGTATGACAAAATCTACTTTGACTCCGACTCCGATCAAGAAGACGACCAGCCCA GTAGCTCCAGCGGGCGGCGGCGGGCACAGCGGGTCATCCTGACCAACGACGAGCTGCTGTACGACCCCGACGAGGACGAGCGGGACCAGGCCTGGGTGGACGCCAGACGCAGACG CTACAACAGGAAGCGACCGTCCACGGCGGCCAACGGGCGGCGCTCCCAGGCCGCCAGTCTACCCAGCAGCGATGCCGTCCTCAACTGTCCCGCCTGCATGACCACGCTGTGTCTGGACTGTCAGAG GCACGACAAGTACCGCACGCAGTACCGCGCCATGTTCGTCATGAACTGCACGGTGAGGAAGGACCAGGTGCTGCGCTACCAAGGCCCCACGGGCAGGAAGCCCCGCGGCAGGAAGCGGCGGAAGGCAGAAGACGAGACGCCGGAGCGGGTGCCGGAGCGG GTGCCGGAGCAGGCGCCGCAGCGGGTGCCGGCAGGGATGGACGCCGACGAGGTCTACCGTCCCGTGTGCTGCTCCGAGTGTTCCACGGAGGTGGCCGTGATGGACAAGGACGAGGTCTACCACTTCTTCAACATCCTGTCCAGCCACTGCTGA
- the LOC133624074 gene encoding uncharacterized protein: MKTLDDERLNQMKTLKERLQKMKHQIAKAANKNEIEKLMTLVDKMKTLEDERVHQKKTLEKRREKMNNQIARGANKKEIENPKEERVDQMKTLEESLEKMKHQIAASANKKEIAKLTPLVDMVKTLEERLDQMKTLEEKRLEKMKTLEEEHLEKLKTLDERLNRMTTLEEEHLEKMKTIEERLETVKTLEEEHLENMKTLDERLNHMKTLEEERLEKIKTLEEDHLEKMKTLEERLEKIKTLEEERLEEMKTLEEKCLEKTKTLESRLEKIKTQEEEHLKNFKTLDERLNHTKTLEEERLEKMKTIEERLEKMKTLEEERLEAMKTLEERHLENMKIVDNQIAKVANHIKGLRPIVDRLAEEAKTTVAFTVGAGVPNSDYTLVYGHVWINLGDAYNANTGVFTAPIKGLYFVSFTCAVQKGYVVASVMKNIEDEVLSVESTSNNKWGSATNSMVVELREGDNLTVYSASEHLVNSKYDSIFTAFLIKHM, encoded by the exons ATGAAGACTCTGGACGATGAACGTCTGAACCAGATGAAGACTCTGAAAGAACGTCTGCAAAAGATGAAACATCAGATCGCAAAAGCCGCAAACAAAAATGAAATTGag AAACTCATGACTCTTGTGGACAAGATGAAGACTCTGGAAGATGAACGTGTGCACCAGAAGAAGACTCTGGAAAAACGTCGCGAAAAGATGAATAATCAGATTGCAAGAGGTGCAAACAAAAAGGAAATTGag AATCCAAAAGAGGAACGTGTGGACCAGATGAAGACTCTGGAAGAAAGTCTAGAAAAAATGAAACATCAGATTGCAGCATCTGCAAACAAAAAAGAAATTGCG AAACTCACTCCACTAGTGGACATGGTGAAGACTCTGGAAGAACGTTTGGACCAGATGAAGACTCTGGAAGAAAAACGTCTGGAAAAGATGAAGACTCTGGAAGAAGAACACCTGGAAAAGTTGAAAACTTTGGATGAACGACTAAACCGCATGACGACTCTGGAGGAAGAACATCTGGAAAAGATGAAGACTATAGAAGAACGGCTGGAAACAGTGAAGACTCTTGAAGAGGAACACCTAGAAAATATGAAAACTTTGGATGAACGGCTAAACCACATGAAGACTCTGGAGGAAGAACGTCTGGAAAAGATAAAGACTCTGGAGGAAGACCATCTGGAAAAGATGAAGACTCTGGAAGAACGGCTGGAAAAGATAAAGACTTTGGAGGAAGAACGTCTGGAAGAAATGAAGACTCTGGAAGAAAAATGCCTGGAAAAGACGAAGACTCTGGAATCACGTCTGGAAAAGATTAAAACTCAGGAAGAAGAACACCTGAAAAATTTCAAAACTTTGGATGAACGGCTAAACCACACAAAGACTCTTGAGGAAGAACGCCTGGAAAAGATGAAGACTATAGAAGAACGGCTGGAAAAAATGAAAACTCTGGAAGAAGAACGCTTGGAAGCGATGAAGACTCTGGAAGAAAGACACCTGGAAAATATGAAGATTGTGGACAATCAGATTGCAAAAGTTGCAAACCACATTAAG GGACTCCGACCAATTGTGGACCGGCTGGCGGAAGAAG CCAAGACTACGGTGGCCTTCACAGTGGGGGCGGGAGTTCCTAATTCTGACTACACACTGGTCTACGGGCATGTGTGGATCAACTTGGGCGACGCCTATAACGCCAACACGG GTGTGTTCACAGCCCCCATCAAGGGTCTCTACTTTGTCTCCTTCACCTGCGCTGTACAAAAAGGGTATGTGGTCGCAAGTGTGATGAAGAACATCGAAGATGAAGTACTCTCAGTGGAAAGCACCAGCAATAACAAGTGGGGCAGCGCTACCAACAGCATGGTGGTGGAACTGCGGGAGGGAGACAACCTTACTGTTTACTCGGCTAGTGAACATCTCGTCAACTCCAAATATGACAGCATTTTTACTGCTTTTCTCATCAAGCACATGTAA